In the Bos javanicus breed banteng chromosome 4, ARS-OSU_banteng_1.0, whole genome shotgun sequence genome, TaatgaaatataaagtctgtACATATACAGTCAACACATGCTGAAAGAGCCAAATAGTTAATCCATAGTTTTACAGAGGGCTTATGATCTGGCAATGCAGGGTAGCTGTTTAGTTTTTCTAAATGACATCATTACAGGACAATATGGGATGATATAGATAATGGAGATCTCATttccttcttgttctttttttttaaccagtgtaAAAGAAGCCTGTATTCTTTTGAATTTGAATGTTGGTTCTGCCTTACTTCTGAGAGATGTCCTGCAATCAACTTCAGGGCACCCTCCTGCCACAGCTGCACTAAATGAAGTTGGGATTTATAAATTGGCTCAGCAAGATGTTGAGATTCTACTTAATTTGAGGACAAACTGGCCTAACACTGGAAAATAAAGGGTCTTTTTTCGtttgggatttttgttttttgttttaacaaaAAGGAAGCCAGTTGGATTTCAAGTTATATGCTGAAGTTCTGAATTAATGAAACTGGACAACTGAAAACTTTATAGAATCATTTATTATCTGGGACTTAGAGTGTTATTAAAATGCTGACCATATTTCCTGCATCCTCTTGttcctaagaaaacaaaaacagaaagctcAGAGGCCACGAAAACTCAGAGTAATTCCATTTACAAATATACACAGTGACTATGtctgttaaataaaatacagaagcaGAGATAATAAATTACAGtcaacttttaatttcttttgccaGTTAGAAAAGACTGTTGCAGGTAATCTAACAtaacataaatttttttaaaaaatcactttaaaatgtatgtttttaattgaagttccTGTATCTAGTTTGGAAATTCACTGTTTCCCATAAGAAAACACAAGCGATGGTGACTGAAATAGAATTTGCTCTCTTTCCACAAATGTCTTTCTATTTAGAATACTTCCTAGCTCCATTCCATGTGACAGTGGGCAACCTTTGCTTTGTGGATGAAACATTTTAACTGGAACACTGTGCTGCTGCCATCTGCTCTGAGGTAGGGaatgtaattaaatattttttgttgaaTATCTATGTAAGTAATGAGATGAGAATCTTAAAACTTTCTCCCAGCTTTTCCTTGGCCTTGGACTATGTTAAATTAGAGTTTTAAACACAAATTGAGCTAGCTTAGCTAAAGGCTTCTTTCTGTAAGTAGTTTCATTCCCATGGTTTTTTATTTCCTGACTTAGCATTTAGTTAATACTGTTCATGCTATAATATCTCAAATCCAAAACTGTCAGGCTGGCATGCAGCCTGTACTGCTGATAAACATTTACTGTGTGAGAAAtcattttgagaaaaatttcATTACTCTGTATACAGAGATTTTCCAACTAGTATATTGTGCTTAAAGCTTTTCTGTTAGTTCTTCTGGCTGGCTGACGCTTCTCTATCTCATTCTCTGAGAACTGCTGGGGGTTCCCATTGAGAACAGAATGAAGCGGCCTCTGGAACCTCCTTATCCCAGcatccccttcctcccctccccccaggcttAGAGACTGCTGTCAGCCCTTCCTGTCCTCACTTTCTAGACAGAAAGCTGAAAGTTTCCAGGGAATGAAATGCTTCTATCAAAAGGTAGGACcctctgttttaaaatgtatgaattGTACGTCAACATCATGCCacattatttacataaaataaagtcatttaaaaataagcttacACTTCATTCCTGAATTTTTCGAAAGTTACTCCATGTCCATCATCTTTTAAAACTTCATCTGCAGTACACAGACCCAGGGTTTTTAGTGCtataagagaagaagaaaaaagaaaactttataaagTGAGAATTAGTTTCAACTAGGGAAACTTATGTAATGACTACAAATTATTACCTCAGTTTGTAAAAGATACTGACCTTCTTTATACTGTACGAATGATATGGATCCTTTATTCGAGGAGTCCAGCATCTCAAACATAGATGCAATATTAGAGTTATCCATAAAGAAAGGGAGAGCCACGCCTGATAGTCTGGCAATTCTCAGCCGTTCCAGTATAGATATTAAATACTCTCTTGGTCTTTCTGTAAAAGAATAGTTCCAATGCTTTctgataagaaattaaaatatgtctgTCATAAATGGAAATAGTCATGTAACAATTACTAAATACCTATGTTTGAAGTATTGTACTAGGCACTGGGAATATAGGCCTTGCTTACAGGAAAGGCAAGACATTGaacattaaataattatatacacaAGTGCTCTACTCCAGATGATTGAATAAAAATGTCCATTCAGGTCTACTGTATCCTTcaacttctctgtatattcattctagtaatttctgagagtttgatattaaaaTTCCCAACTAAAAACTTAATTCATCTACTTAGTAATTgttatagtggaactatatgttaccttgttctgtattttccaagtctctataaatgtaatcatactttcataatttaaaaaaataaaaatcaagagatggaaccaaagacagaaaaaaaaaatgtccagagATTAGACTTGTGCATAACATAGGAATGAAGATCAACTAAAAGAAAGGGTAAAGAATagattttcaaaaacaaacatttagGTTAATATAGTCCTCCAGTTAGAAAGCATAAATGTTCAATCCTAATATAAGGGCAGTATTTTAGATACATAGGCTATCTTTCATCTAAAcaatattaaatatgaaaaatcaagATCAATTCACTCTGTAGAAATAATGTAGGGAAGTTGTGATAATAAAGCTAAAAGAAGTATAGACATGGTGTGGCTCAGAAGAGGAATGCCTCACCTGCCCCATCACTGCATTCAATCCCGGGAGAtagattcttaaaaaaagaaagccaaagtcATTAAGAATTTCATACATCTATAAAAGTAGAAAAGCATAATGATCTCATCACCAGCTTCAACTGTTACATTTTGTGGCTGGTCTTATTTTACCATGATCCCATCTAGTTCCCTCTTCTTGTGTTTATGTAAATCACAGTAATCATCTCATTAGTGAATATGTAAGTGTGCATTTCTAAAAGATTAGAACCCCCTCTTTTTGGTTGCAATATAACAcatattgtgtaagtttaaggtgtgcaaCTTGTTGGTGTTGGGCATCTAAGCTGCAGGAGGATTGCTATGGTAGTACTAGTTAATGTTTCCATCACGTCACACAGTGAGCACTGCTTTTTTGTGAAGGGAATAATGAAGATCTAGTCTCAGCAAGTTTCATGCTTATAATACAGCATTGTTCTCTGTAATTACTATGCTGTGCATTAGATCTCCAGGACTTTATAGTTATCGACTAGTTACAAGTTTGTACCCTTAAACAACATCTCTCCTGTCCCTCACCCGCCAGTTTCTgggaaccaccattctactctctgtttttataagtttggcttttttagattccacgtttaagtgataccatacagtatttgtctttctctgacttatttcacttagtccAATGTCCTCAGGGCCCACCCATGACAGctgttctaacaggtgtgagttGATACTTTATTGAGGTTTTAACTTGCATTCCCCTGATGATTTGTAATAtacagagcatcttttcatgtacctgttgctCTTTGGATGTCTTTCTTAGGAAAAAActctagttcctctgcccattttaaatcAGATTGTTCGTTTGTTATCATCTATATGATctgcacatattttctcccattcctcagactgccttttcattctgttgcttcttttgctgtgcagaagggCTTCCactgtttgttttggctgtgccatgtggcttatGCAATCTTtgtcctcaacccagggatcaaacctgggtccctggAAGTGACAGCGCTGAGTCccaactgctggactgccagggaattccctgtgcagaagtttttcagtttaatttaatCTCCTTGTTGATATTGGCGTTTGTTGTTTGTGTTTTCGGTGTCATTCATATCCAGAAGTCGTTGCCAAGACCATTGTCGAAGAGCTtcttccctatgttttcttctaggaattttacagTATCaggtttaagtctttaatccatttcaagttaatttatGTGAATGGTGTTAAGACAGGGGTCCAGTCTCCTTTTTCTGCATGTGGTTACTCAtatttcccaacaccatttgtttgAAGAgggtctcctttttctttttcatgttaccACAATACTGTCATCTCGGTACAATTTATACATCCAACAAAATTCTTAACATTCGCAAATAGCCAGACATTATGCAAATTTCCAGTTGTCTCACAAATTTCATAAATTATAAATGctctttaaaaatcagtaatcAAATAAAGTCCATTCACTGTGATAGGTtatgttttttaatctctcttaatTACATAGGTTTCTCCTCCATGTATTTCCTTCCTTGGAATTTGTGTGTTGAAAATAGAAGTAGGTGAACTTTTAATCTAATATACTGCCTTTTGGTGAAACTTTGAATACACTATAGCAGCAAATAGGCTACTAATGCAATCACATATGCAATCTACGTCATTTCTTTCTTAACTGTAtttcaaaatcagaaaacatctatgtttgaatttcagttcattatatttctttttaaggatAGAATAAACAATGCTGATGGAACGTGCTGTGTTACTAAGACTTCTTGCTGTATATCCTTTAGACTACATGGGGTGCTATAATGCTTATACTTGGAATCTATAATTTATACTCTATCTGcttctaaaaatgttttgaaaatgctttagttcagttcagttgctcagttgtgtccgactctttgcgaccccatgaaatgcagcatgccaggcctccctgtccatcaccaactaccggagttcactcaaacttatgtccattgagttggtgatgccatccagccatctcatcctctgtcgtccccttctcctcctgcccccaatccctcccagcatcagggtcttttccaatgagtcagctcttcacatgaggtggccaaagtattggaatttcagcttcagcatcagtccttccaatgaacacccaggactgatctcctttaggatggactggttggatctccttgcagtccaagggactctcaagagtcttctccaacaccacagttcaaaagcatcaattcttcggcactcagctttcttcagagtccaactttcacatccatacatgaccactggaagaaccatagccttgactagatggacctttgttggcaaagtaacgtctctgctttttaatacatgctatctaggttggtgctatctagattggtcacaactttccttccaaaggagtaagcgtcttttaatttcatggctgcaatcaccatctgcagtgattttggagccccaaaaataaagtctgacactgtttccactgtttccccatctatttcccatgaagtgatgggaccagatgccatgatcttagttttctgaatgttgagctttaagtcaactttttcatgctcctctttcactttcatcaagaggctttttagttcctcttcactttctgccataagggtggtgtgatctgcatatctgaggttattgatatttctcctggcaatcttgattccagcttgtgcttcttccagcccagtgtttctcatgatgtattctgcatgtaagttaaataagcagggtgacaatatacagccttgacgtactccttttcctatttggaaccagactgttggtccatgtccagttctaactgttgcttcctgacctgcatataggtttctcaagaggcagatcaggtggtctggtattcccatctctttcagaattttccacttaaCAGTGcaaagttgctttagtcatgtccgactctttgcaaccccatggactatagcccgccaggctcctctgtccatgggattctccaggcaagagtattggagtgacttgccatttcctcttccaggggatcttcccaacccaggaattgaacccaggtctcctacatctcttgcattggcaagcgggttctttaccactagcaccaccatgtTTGGAGTCTATAATTTATACTCCACCTGcttctaaaaatgttttgaaaaatgcTTGTAAACAGAAGTATATATAATaagatatgtttttttaaaacacaaagggAAGAGCCAAATGTTACTAACCACCTGAATTACATACATGTCAGTTGATGACGATCAGTTTTTCAAGGGACACAAACTTCAAGTTCAACTTTGTAATACTAATAGTATTTACTGAGCCCTTACCATGTGCCTGGTACTACACTAAGCATTTTCTGTGGCtaacttcatttcctcctcccaagTGTCACTTGCTCGAGGCCACACAGTCTGTATAAACCTAGGCAGTGTGCTTCCACAGCTCCTGGCCTCTACCACACTTAACTCACATGAGAAGCATTTGCTACACCCAAACCTAGTCAGTCATGAGGCTCTCTCCCAAGTCTTTATTGATAGTTCTCAAATTCATCCTGTCTTCACCACTCCTAAGCAGTAGCCCTTACCTGggtaactactttaaaaaaaaattctgattccCTTAATGCTATCCCCTTTAATGCTATCCCCTACACTCCCTCCTTCCACAGCATAGAATTGCCACTGGGAAGGGCTGCCCAGTTAGAGGCTGTATTTCCCAATACAGCCTAGGAAAGGCCAGATTTTCTTACCAAATGATTCAGGTTATGTCAGATTTGGCTGTTAAATGAGTTATGAAAATCTGCTGGCTTTCAGAGATTCCATAATTTGAGGATCAAGGATATGGGATCATGGATGTATTGTCACAACAGTAACAGCCCAGCCACGCTGTCCTGTCTTATTTTCCATAACTCCCTTACAATTCCAAGGTTTTCAAACTGAGATACATATCATAATGCCAGGAGCTTTGCAAAAACCCAAGATAAAGATACACCATTTCTTTCTGAGCATCATTCATAtgtgtgtaagttgctcagtcatctccgactctttgtgacaccatagactgtagcccacccgtctcctctgtccatgggattctccaggcaagaatgctgaagtgggttgccattcccttctccgggggatcttccccacccagggattgaacccaggtctcctgcattgcaggcagattttgtaccatctgagccaccaaggaagcccaagcatCATTCAGACAATAGTAAATATGCTTCTTATTATTCACTATTGTAGGAGCATCATTCTTACAACAGTGAATAATAGGAAACACATTAAGAAATGGATCGGCTTTCCTGGTGGCcaagaggttaagaatccacctggcaatgaaggggacacagttcaactgctgatctaggaagatcccacatgccactgggcaacaaagtccatgcaccacaactgctaagcctgtgctccagagcctgggaactgTAACTACTGAGGCCACGTTCTGCAGCTACTAaagcccaagcacctagagcctgtgccccacaacaagaggagccactgcgatgagaagtcTGTGCAACACACCTAGAGAGTGCCCCCATTCTCTGTAACTAGAGAAGGCTCaggcatagcaatgaagacccagcagagccaaaaaacctaaaaaaatattttttaacacatgtatacctgtggtggattcattttgatatttggcaaaactaatacaattatgtaaagtttaaaaataaaaaaaaaaaatcatcaaaaaaaaaaaaaaagtgaaaaagaaatggataTATGATGTTTCCCCCTTACCTATCCATGGAGAATACATTCCAAGACCCCTGATAGATGTCTGAAACCACAGATAGTACTGAGCCCTATATATTCTGTGTTTTcctatacatacatgtatctatgataaagtttaatttataaataaggcAGAGTAAGaaattaacaacaataataaaatcaaacaatTTTAACAATATACCATAATAAAAGTTATTTGAATGTGGTCTCTCTCAAAATACCTTATTATACaaaccaatgcaatggacatgaacctgagcaaattccaggatatggtgagggacagggaagcctggcgtgctgtatacagtccatgcagtcacgaagagttggacacaacttggcgactgaacaacaacaaataccttttccatcttaactaagcATTTATCATGTACTGTGGCTGTAACTTCTTTAGTGTGAGGTACAACAATAAAattggaatttctttttccttcttcacagttTCATGGAGAGAAGATTCATTCTTACCAAAGATCTTAGCACCCTCAGCactctgtgactttttttctttccttattaagttGAGAATgttcaccttttcacttaaaggaagcagTTATAGCTTCTCTTTGGCGTACCCAAACTAGCTTCATCACTGGTCTGGTGCTTTGGGTCCAGTATTCGGtaaaatctgtaaatattttttggtaaaaaaaaGGGTGACTTGAATACAAGCACTGCAGTCCCGTGACCATCAATCTGTAACTGAGATGGCTACTAAGTGACTCAGGGTGGACAGGCTGGACAAAGGGACGATTCGAGGCTGAGGCAGGATGGTTCAAGGTTTCATCAGCACTACTCAGAAGAGTGTGAAATTTATAACATcaattgtttatttctgaaattttccattCAGTATTTTCATACTGCAGCTTACCGCAGGGAACCAAAACTGCTGAAAGCAAAACTGTGCATAAGGAAGGACATTCATGTACCTGTAGGAGAACAAAACATTCATTTCAGCTAAAACAAGTGACTTCAAAGAAGCTTAGTATGCAGCATCAGGATGAGGTCTCAGACGCTAAGGGTACAAGTTGCCTTTCTTCTGCCATTAGGAGGGCTTGGATGGAAACTGAAGAGCACACTCATGCAGCGAGTGAGGGAAATCCCTGGATAATTACTGCATAGCAGGGCAGGTGAGCGGTCAGTCCAGACTGGAGCAGGGGGgttgagtgggggtggggtggggatggtgatGACCTGATGAATGTAAATGAGATGAATGTAATGAGATGAGATCTGTACTTGTGAAAAAAGAGCATATGGGTGAGCTAGTGATAATTACACAGAAAACTgaagcaaacatttaaaatgtagcaTTATTagcttgaggggaaaaaaacaaaggaaatatagTCATAACATACTACATGGATTAGTTGTGGATATCTGCCTAATACTAATAATGTAAATTCTGAACACTGATTATATCCAAATTGTGTTCTAACTTTATTGGGAAGATGAGAGTGACTGGGAACAGGTGTgaatgtgtacgtgtgtgtgtgcacacacgtgtgtgcatttCTGGAACTGTGGTGGCTACCGTGGGAAATTTTTAACTTAGGTAAATCCACTTAAGGGGCACCCTTAAAAGAGAGGATCCCAAACCTCTCAGAGACAATGAAATGTGTTCTTTGGTTGGTATGCAGAAGCTTCTAAAAGACAAAATGACTCCAAAATCTAATAGGATCCTTATAGCATgcaacggagaaggcactggcaccccactccaatactcttgcctggaaaatccatggacggaggagcctggtaggctgcagtccatggggtcgctaagagttggacacgactgagcaacttcactttcactttttactttcatgcattgaagaaggaaatggcaacccactccagtattcttgcctggagaatcccagggacagaggaacctgatgggctgctgtctatggggtcgcacagagttggacacgacagaagcgacttagcatagcatagcatagcatagcatagcatgcaaATAAAAACTCTTTAGTGAGGAACCTTGGGCCATGTGAGCAGGTAATCTTAGTTTATCTGTCAGAATTACAGTGTGGATCCAGCTATTCTTTGGAGTTTTGTATTACAAtacttgtttgttgttgttgtttagttgctaagttgtgtccaactcttttgtaactcatggactgtatgtagcctgccaggctcctcagtccatgggattctccaggcaagaatactggagtgggctgccatttccttctcttagaggatcttctcaacccaaggaatgaacccgcatctcctgcactggcaggcagattcattaccactgagccacaagagaagcccctacagcacctgaaagtgaaagtcgctcagttctgtcccactctttgtgaccccatggactatagtgtccatggaattctccaggccagaatactggagtgcatagcctctcccttctccaggggatcttcccaacccagggactgaacccaggtctcccacattgtgggtggattctttaccagctgagccacaagggaagctcaagaatactgaaatgggtagcctatcccttctccaggggatcttcccaacccaggaatcgaaccagggtctcctgcattgcgggcggattctttaccaactgagctatgatggAAGCCCCTACAGTACCTGAGATATGGCTAAAATTTAATGAAGGCTATAAGATCTCTGTTTGTGTCTGCCtgtttatgtttatgtatatgtatgtctatgTAAATGTGGCATTTTTCTATTACTTTCAGATGGTACTGccaagattaatttaaaaaaaattcaattaactgGCTTAAAAAATTGATGTAATGTGTGAAagccgctcagctgtgtctgactctttgtgactacatgaaatatacagtccgtggaattctccaggccagaatgcagtggatggcctatcccttctccaggggatcttcccaacccagggattgaacccaggtctcccacattgcaggcagattctttaccagatgagctaccagggaagccctaaaaaaatTAGAGCTTATTAATTAAGCATTCCTAAACTCTCAGAAATATAGAAACAAACATGATTTTAAAGTTCACATGATctagaataaatgaaatgatcTTTGATAAATAAAAGCTATTGTTTAAGTTTGTTGGTT is a window encoding:
- the EFCAB10 gene encoding EF-hand calcium-binding domain-containing protein 10 isoform X2, whose product is MEARSSRELQARNYLEKHRIMDLLTYLTSALLFFRPERPREYLISILERLRIARLSGVALPFFMDNSNIASMFEMLDSSNKGSISFVQYKEALKTLGLCTADEVLKDDGHGVTFEKFRNEVPKKWTRHRRTTAVTAQ
- the EFCAB10 gene encoding EF-hand calcium-binding domain-containing protein 10 isoform X3, producing MEARSSRELQARNYLEKHRIMDLLTYLTSALLFFRPERPREYLISILERLRIARLSGVALPFFMDNSNIASMFEMLDSSNKGSISFVQYKEALKTLGLCTADEVLKDDGHGVTFEKFRNEVNKRMQEIWSAF
- the EFCAB10 gene encoding EF-hand calcium-binding domain-containing protein 10 isoform X1 — protein: MEARSSRELQARNYLEKHRIMDLLTYLTSALLFFRPERPREYLISILERLRIARLSGVALPFFMDNSNIASMFEMLDSSNKGSISFVQYKEALKTLGLCTADEVLKDDGHGVTFEKFRNEVKTTGTIDTSKRISPLCDTAVLGQTLPVLKEATVWGR